The Deinococcus metalli region GGAAGATTCCCCAGGCCATGCCGTCGTTCAGGTTGTTCACCAGTCCCGCCTGACTCCCTGCGAACAGCCGCCGGTTACGCCAACTGGTCTCGCGGAAGAGGTCGAGGAAGCGGGCCTGCACACCGCTGACCGTCAGGCCCTGGGTGAAGTGGCGGGTGTCCCGCACGAACAGCGCGCTGAGGGACAGGCCCAGCAGGACGTAGCCCACACCCAGCATGAACGGCACCGGTCGCAGCCCGTAGGTGCTGGCCAGGTACCCGGTGGCCAGCGCCGTCAGGCCCACCGCGAGATACCCGGTGAACTCGTTCAGACCCACGGCCAGTCCCCGCTGCCTCGCGCCGACCAGGTCGATTTTCATGACGACCGCCATCGACCACGTGAGGCCCTGGTTCAGTCCCAGCAGGACGTTGGCCAGCAAGATGGTGTTCCAGTCGCCGTACATCAGCATGAAGGGCACGGGGAGCGCGATCATCCACCCGATCACCAGCATCGGCTTGCGGCCATAGCGGTCGGCCAGCACCCCAGATACGAGATTCATCAGGGCCTTGGTGATACCGAAGGTGACGATGAAGCTGGTGGCGACGGCGCTCTGGGTGAAGCCGAATTCCTGGGTGCCCACTAGGGGGAGCACGGTGCGTTCCAGCCCGACCATGCCCCCGACGAAGGCGTTGATGAGGGCCAGCAGGGCGAACTGTGGCCAGTTCTCCAGCAGCCCGTGCCGGGGCGCGGCGACGTGGCTCATGGCGAGTGGCGGATCAGCAGCACCGGCACGTCAGCGGCGTGGACGACCCGCTCCGCGACACTCCCGAGAATGAAGTGCGCCAGGCCGGCGCGGCCGTGGGTGGCCATCACGATCAGATCGGCGTTCAGGGCGGCCGCCTCGCGGAGGATGGCGTGGGGAACGTCGAGGCCCAGGGCGGGACGCTGCAGGGCGAGCAGGGGTGCGCCAGCGGCATCCAGTTGCCCATCATGGAGCGCCGCCTCCCCCTGTCTTGCCCAGGCCTGTTCGGTCTGCTCAGCGCTCACGCTCAGGGCGGTGCCGCTGCTCAGTTCCCGGTGGGCATCGGGAATGATGTGCAGCAGCGTGAGCGTGGCGTTCAGGGTGCGGCTCAGGCCGGCAGCGTGGCGCACCGCTGCGTGGTCGATGTCGGTGCCGTCTGTGGTCACCACGATGTGCTGGTACATGCGCGTCTCCAAAGGGGCCTCCGGGACAGGCGCCGGAGGAGGTGCCGCCCTGGGGCGGCAGGGCCGTCAGTGTGGCAGGTGGTCGCGCAGCACGCCGTACAGCCACGTGCCGGCCAGGGCGGCGACGAGCACGACCAGCATGGCCCACACGCCGCTGCCGAGCAGGCTCAGGATCGGACCGGGGCACACGCCTGCGAGCCCCCAGCCGAGGCCGAAGGTCAGGCCACCGAAGACGTAGCGACGCCACCCGCGTTCCTTGGCGGTGACGGTGATGACCTGCCCACCGAGGCTGCGCGCGCCCAGACGGCGCAGCAGCGCGGTGGTCAACATCCCCGTCACGACGGCCGAGCCGATCAGGCCGTACATGTGGATGGATTCGAACCGGAACATCTCCTGGATGCGGTACCAGCTCGCCGCCTCGCTTTTCACCAGCACGACACCGAAGTACAGGCCCGCCAGCAGGTAGACGACGAGCCCCAGTGCAGGGCGCGCCGCAGTCGGGGCGCGGTCGTGCACGCCAGGAAGAGTGGAGGGCGTCACCGGATCACCGCCATGAACACCGGCAGTAGCAGATTGGCGCTCAGGATGCCGCCCGCGAAGAACGACGCGGTGGCAATCATGCTGGGGCCCTGTAGGGTGCTCAGGCCCGTGATGGCGTGCCCGCTGGTGCAGCCGCCCCCATACCGCGTCCCGAAGCCCACCAGCAGCCCGCTGACGGTCAGGAGCAGCCACACGCCGGGGCGGCTCAGGTCGGTCAGTGCTGCTAGCACCAGGCCCGGCTGCACCGTGACGCCCAGGTGCTGCACCGACTGGACAGCGGCGGCGCTCAGCCGGGTGGGCTCTGGGTTGGCGAACATCAGGCCGGCGAGCAGTCCCCCCAGAATCAGTCCAGCCGCAAACATCAGGTTCCACGCCTCGGCGCGCCAGTTGTAGCGGAAGAAGCTGGGCTTGACCGCGTCGGGCAGCAGGATGGCGCAGCCGTGCCGGAGGTTGGCGGAGATGCCAAAGGACTTGTTCCCAAGGAGCAACAGCAGGGGAACCGTCAGCCCGATCAGGGGGCCGGCGACGTACCAGGGCCAGGGCGAGCGGAGCAGGTCGAGCAGATCAGTCATCGGGGAACCTCAGGAGAAAGGGCCCGGAGGAGGACATCCCGCGGGCCAGAACGAAGAGGAGGACGTCGCTAAGGACGGTCGTGGGCCGGGGGCAGGGACGCGTGGGCGGCCAGCGGTGGGGACAGCACGCGG contains the following coding sequences:
- a CDS encoding MFS transporter, giving the protein MSHVAAPRHGLLENWPQFALLALINAFVGGMVGLERTVLPLVGTQEFGFTQSAVATSFIVTFGITKALMNLVSGVLADRYGRKPMLVIGWMIALPVPFMLMYGDWNTILLANVLLGLNQGLTWSMAVVMKIDLVGARQRGLAVGLNEFTGYLAVGLTALATGYLASTYGLRPVPFMLGVGYVLLGLSLSALFVRDTRHFTQGLTVSGVQARFLDLFRETSWRNRRLFAGSQAGLVNNLNDGMAWGIFPLYFAALGLGIQEIGWLKFLYPLVWSVMQLVTGPLSDRLGRKPLIVWGMILQAVALAGMLLVPKFPGWVGATTLLGLGTAMVYPTLIALISDEVSPDVRARSLGIYRFWRDLGYAVGALLAGVLADWLGYPWAIGIVAVLTLASGMVVAATRFSGSD
- a CDS encoding universal stress protein, which produces MYQHIVVTTDGTDIDHAAVRHAAGLSRTLNATLTLLHIIPDAHRELSSGTALSVSAEQTEQAWARQGEAALHDGQLDAAGAPLLALQRPALGLDVPHAILREAAALNADLIVMATHGRAGLAHFILGSVAERVVHAADVPVLLIRHSP
- a CDS encoding YeeE/YedE family protein encodes the protein MTPSTLPGVHDRAPTAARPALGLVVYLLAGLYFGVVLVKSEAASWYRIQEMFRFESIHMYGLIGSAVVTGMLTTALLRRLGARSLGGQVITVTAKERGWRRYVFGGLTFGLGWGLAGVCPGPILSLLGSGVWAMLVVLVAALAGTWLYGVLRDHLPH
- a CDS encoding YeeE/YedE family protein; this translates as MTDLLDLLRSPWPWYVAGPLIGLTVPLLLLLGNKSFGISANLRHGCAILLPDAVKPSFFRYNWRAEAWNLMFAAGLILGGLLAGLMFANPEPTRLSAAAVQSVQHLGVTVQPGLVLAALTDLSRPGVWLLLTVSGLLVGFGTRYGGGCTSGHAITGLSTLQGPSMIATASFFAGGILSANLLLPVFMAVIR